TCTTTGTTCTTTAAAGCTCGAACGGCTAAAGCAACTGCAGTATAAGTTTTTCCACTACCAGCAGGACCAATAGCAAAAACCAAATCGTTTTTCATGGAAGTCTCCACCAGTTTTCTTTGATTGACGGTGAGTGCTTTGATCAATTTACCATTAACTCCATGAACTAGAATATCATCACCCGAAGTGCTGCCCTTTACAAATTCAGAAGCCGATTCGTGCATCAAGCCCTTTAAATCTTGAGGATTCAACTTGTTGAACTTTTCAAAATGCATTAATGCCACATCAAAGAATTTCTCAAATTGAATCACCATCTCATCATTGCCAAAAATCTTAAATACATCGCCTCTCACCACAAATCGTAAGGATGGGAATATCTCTTTAATGGTGTTTAAATTGACTTCGTTTACTCCGAAAATATCTAGTGGATGGTAAGGTTCTAGGGATAATACTTTTTCTGCCATGTATACTTTTACTTTAATATATGCGCAAAGGTATCAAATGATGATAGATATTGAGAGTTTTATTTTCAAATTGCAGTAATAAAACAGATAATTTAATACTAAGTAATTGAGTTCCCCTCTACCAATCAATAGGTCGGTAATCCTTCAGGAATTTACCACACCAATGTTTCTTAGTATTAATTCCATCGAACAAAGGGTCTAATACTCTGGCCGCTCCATCCACAATATCTAATGGAGGTTGAAAGTCATGTTCATCTTCTTTTCGTTTAGCTAATTCAGCAGGGTCTTCATCAGTTACCCAGCCAGTGTCTACAGCATTCATATAAATACCATACTTGGCAAAGTCAGAAGCTCCGGTAAGTGTCATCATATTTAAAGCCGCCTTGGCCATATTGGTATGAGGATGTCGGTCTTCTTTATGCCAACGGTGAAATTTACCTTCAATGGCCGAAACATTAATAATATGTTTAATACCTGTATTTTCTTTTTTCATAATATTGACCAGGCGATTGGTAAGCACAAATGGCGCAACAGAATTTACTAGCTGAACCTCTAACATTTCGTTGGTATGGATTTCGCCTAACTTCAACCGCCAGCTATTAGTTTTTCTTAAATCAACTTGTTGTAAATCTGCATCTAGTTTGCCCACAGGGAATACTTCATCGGTGGGTAAAGAATTATCAATGCTATATGGAATCTGTGAAAGCCTAGCTGAAGCATGAAGTCCAATTCCCAATTGTTTTCCATGCCAACTAACAGGAAGGTTTTTTTCTTCAGCTTCCGAAAATCCAGTACTCAATGACCTCAATTTACGTAAACAAGAATCATGATCAGAAAGGAGAACTTGAGCATATCTAGGAAGCTCATTTATGGGCATGTCTTCATTGGCCATTAGATGTTGATAAAAGCCTGCTGGGCGTCTTACGGTCTGAGCTGCATTATTAATGAGTATATCTAGTTTTTCGTATTGCTGCTCAATATAATTACAGAATATTTCAACACTTGGAATATGTCTTAGGTCGAGGCCATGTATCTTCAATCGATGTCCCCATTTTTCAAAATCAGGCTCTTTGGAAAACCTTAAAGCAGAGTCAACGGGAAATCTAGTAGTAGCAATTACTTTGGCACCAGCGCGAAGCATAATCAAGGTAATGTGATATCCAATTTTAAGTCTGGAACCAGTCACCAAAGCCACTTGTCCGCTAAGGTCGGTAGTTTGAAAACGTTTGGCGTAGTTGAAGTCTCCACATTCCTTGCACATGGTATCGTAAAAATGATGAAGCTTTCCGAAGGATTCCTTACATACATAACAATCTCTAGGAGATTCCAAGGGGATATCTTTTTCAGTATTCTCATTACCAGCGGCAATCATGATGGGAGCTACAAAAACACTGGCATCTCTGGCAGATCTTATGCCTGTTGTGTTTCTAGCTAGTTTGTCTTTGAGTTTT
Above is a window of Lentimicrobium sp. L6 DNA encoding:
- a CDS encoding SDR family oxidoreductase, with translation MAEFQGEKKEEKEKLSQKQIDECLAVLQTLNEDIDQIFDIPEDKRLALMISAGQLSRPSKEEFTRRNKASKKVRKQKLKLKDKLARNTTGIRSARDASVFVAPIMIAAGNENTEKDIPLESPRDCYVCKESFGKLHHFYDTMCKECGDFNYAKRFQTTDLSGQVALVTGSRLKIGYHITLIMLRAGAKVIATTRFPVDSALRFSKEPDFEKWGHRLKIHGLDLRHIPSVEIFCNYIEQQYEKLDILINNAAQTVRRPAGFYQHLMANEDMPINELPRYAQVLLSDHDSCLRKLRSLSTGFSEAEEKNLPVSWHGKQLGIGLHASARLSQIPYSIDNSLPTDEVFPVGKLDADLQQVDLRKTNSWRLKLGEIHTNEMLEVQLVNSVAPFVLTNRLVNIMKKENTGIKHIINVSAIEGKFHRWHKEDRHPHTNMAKAALNMMTLTGASDFAKYGIYMNAVDTGWVTDEDPAELAKRKEDEHDFQPPLDIVDGAARVLDPLFDGINTKKHWCGKFLKDYRPIDW